In one Mustela lutreola isolate mMusLut2 chromosome 8, mMusLut2.pri, whole genome shotgun sequence genomic region, the following are encoded:
- the LOC131838523 gene encoding LOW QUALITY PROTEIN: heterogeneous nuclear ribonucleoprotein C-like (The sequence of the model RefSeq protein was modified relative to this genomic sequence to represent the inferred CDS: inserted 2 bases in 2 codons): MASNVTNKTDPRSMNSCVFIGNLNTLVVKKSDVEAIFSKYGKIVGCSVHKGFAFVQYVNERNARAAVAGEEGRMIAGQVLDINLAAEPKVNRGKAGVKQSAAEMHESVPEHPSPSPLLSSSFDLDYDFQRDYYDRMYSYPARVPPPPPIARAVVPSKHQRVSGNTSRRGKSGFNSKSGQRGSSSKSGKLKGDDLQTIKKELTQIKQKVDSLLESLEKIEKEQSKGGVEMKNDKSEEEQSSSSLKKDETNVKMESEGVADDSAEEGDLLDDDDNEDXGDDQLELIXDDEKEAEEGEDDRDSANGEDDS, encoded by the exons ATGGCCAGCAATGTCACCAACAAGACAGATCCTCGCTCCATGAACTCCTGTGTATTCATTGGAAATCTCAATACTCTTGTGGTCAAGAAATCTGATGTGGAGGCGATCTTTTCAAAATACGGCAAAATTGTGGGTTGCTCTGTTCATAAGGGCTTTGCCTTTGTTCAGTACGTTAATGAGAGAAATGCCCGGGCTGCTGTGGCAGGAGAGGAGGGCAGAATGATTGCTGGCCAGGTTTTAGATATTAATCTGGCTGCAGAGCCAAAAGTGAACCGAGGAAAAGCAGGTGTGAAACAATCTGCAGCGGAGATGCATGAGTCAGTACCAGAACACCCTTCTCCGTCCCCTCTACTCAGCTCCTCTTTTGACTTGGACTATGACTTTCAACGAGATTATTATGACAGGATGTATAGTTACCCAGCAcgtgttcctcctcctcctcctattgCTCGGGCTGTAGTTCCTTCAAAACACCAGCGTGTATCAGGAAACACCTCACGAAGAGGCAAAAGTGGCTTCAATTCTAAGAGTGGACAGCGAGGATCTTCTTCCAAGTCTGGAAAGTTGAAAGGTGATGATCTTCAGACCATTAAGAAGGAGTTGACCCAGATAAAACAAAAAGTGGATTCTCTACTGGAAAGCCTggaaaaaattgagaaagaaCAGAGCAAAGGAGGAGTAGAGATGAAGAATGATAAGTCAGAAGAGGAGCAGAGCAGCAGCTCCCTGAAGAAAGATGAGACTAATGTGAAGATGGAGTCTGAGGGGGTTGCAGATGACTCTGCTGAGGAGGGGGACCTActggatgatgatgataatgaag GGGGGGATGACCAGCTGGAGTTGA AGGATGATGAAAAAGAGGCTGAGGAAGGAGAGGATGACAGAGACAGCGCCAATGGTGAGGATGACTCTTAA